The genomic segment GCGCTGGCTTCGGAGGCGGACGTGGTCGCCAGCGAGGCGCTGACCGCGCTGTCCGGCGATGCGGGCGAACTCGCGCGCCGGGCGTGGACGGGGTTCGCCGACGCGGACACCGGGCAGCTGGTCGCGGCCGCCCGCGGTGCTGGTCAGGCCGCCTTGCGGCTGGAGCACGCCGCCGCGGAGATCGGCGCGGCGAAGGTGGAAATGGTGCGGCAGCTGGTCGACGCGGCGAAGAACCGGGACGCCGCGCTGGCCGCGGCGGACGCCGGCCACCCGGCGGCGGCGCTCGGCGTCGAAACCGTGCTGACCGGGGTGGCGGCCAATCTCGGCGCGGTGTCCGACCGGCTGACCACGGCGATCGGACCCGGCGGGGAAGCGCTGGCGGTCGCGCCCGTCGAACTGGTCGACCCGAACCCGGGCGCGCACCTGCCCACCCCGGTCTCCCTGCCGGTACTGTCCGGTGTGGCCCTTGGTGACACTGTGGACGGTGTGGCGGACGTGAGTGGGATGGGGACCGGGCCGATCGCGTTGCCACCCGGGGAGTACCAGGGCCTGTTGCCCCAGGGCGGTTTCGACGACGTGCCGACGCCGCCGTCCGGCCTGGCGGCGTCGCTGAAGACCGGGCCGATCGGCCCGCTGCCCCTGTCCGGCACGACCGCGGCCGGGTTCGCCGACGCGGCCCCGCAGATGGCGCCCCAGCAGCAACTCGCGCCGCCGCCACCCGTGCCGCAGCAGCCGTACTACCCGCCGCCCGGCGCCTATCCGCAGCAGCCCTACGGCGGTGGCTACCAGCAGTGGGGCGGGCAGCAGCCGGTGCGGCAGCAATACCACCAGCCGCCGCAGCTCGGCACGCCGCGCAAGGAACGCGAGAGCGTGGTGGCGTTGTTCCTGGTGCACATGTTCCCGATCGGGCACCTGCCGGTCGCCTCCGACCGCCCGGCGTGCCAGCTCCCGGTGCCCGCGCGGGGTTACCCACCGCACGACCACCCCGAGTCGCACTTGATCACCAGCGAGGACGCGCTGTCCAAGGTCCGCGGTGGCCTGCGGCGCAACGCCACCCCGCCGGGCGAGCCACCCGCGCTGGACCCGGTGGTCGCCGAAATCGAGGACTGGCAGCCCGGCGAACCGGTGGTGGTCGCCGAAGGCACCCTCCTCGACCGCTTCGGCCCGGTCGAAGGCCGCATCTTCGCCGCCGACGGCCTCCCGTACGGCCGGCGCTCACTGCCGATGGCGTACTTCGCGACCGGCTACCGGCGCTACCGCGTGCGCCGCGCGCTGCCGATGTGGACCAGCGGCGACCGCTACCGCGCGCTCTACTCCGCCGACGAACTGGTCACCCTCGGCTACCTGACCGACATCACGTTCGAAAGGCAGGACGCGTGAACACGGACTCGATCGCCCGCTGGCTGGAGTCGCTCGGGGTGCCGCACGAGGTCGTCTCGATCGGCGCCGAGGCGGACAACGCCTGGTGCCTGCTGCGCGTCGACGACCCCGAACCGGCGTGGGAGGTGTTCTGGCGTGAGCAGGGCAACCGCTACGACTGGGCGCGGTTCACCAACGAGCAGGTGGCCTGCCACTACCTGTTCGGCAGGCTGGCCTGGGCGCAGGTGGCACGGGGCGCGGTGGGCGTGCTGCCGGGGGCCCGGACTTAAATCGCTCGCTTGTTCGAGCTCGCCGGTGTCACGCTTCGGAGCATGACAACGTGGGAAATCAGGCGCGAAGGTGAGCTGGGGCGGACGGAGCACGCCGAGCTCGCGACCATGCTCCGGGAGGCGTACCCCGATTTCCCGACGGCGTTCTCCGGCGAACTGACCTGGTACGGCTCACGGCCGGAAGCGCGGGTGATCGGCAAGGACGGCGAGCGGGTGATCGCGCACGCCGGGGTCCTGCGACGGTTCGTGCGGATCTCCGAAGGCGGGGCGCCGATGGAGGTGCTCGTCGGCAACGTCGGCCTGGTCGCGGTACACCCCGAGTTCCAGGGCCGCGGCATCGGCCGTGAACTGGGCACCCGGGTCACCGCGCTGCTGGACGAGTTGGCTGTGCCGTTCGGGCTGCTGATGTGCGGGGAGCACTCGGTGGGCTACTACGAGGCACTCGGCTGGTCGAGGCTGCCGGAAGTGCATGTGCGCTATCTCGATTTCGAACAGCGCGATCCGTATCGGGTCATTGATGAACAGTGCGCTACGACGATGGTTTTGCCGGTTCGGGTGCCGTTGCGGGCTTGGCCGATGGTGGATCGGTTGGATTGGGCTGGGAGTCAGGTGTAGGGGGTCTGGTGGGCCCCGCCCCGGTTTTTGATTGTGACTACGGCGGAGACCTCCATGTCAAGGCGGGAATGATGCCTTGACATGGAGGTCTCCGCCGTGTTTTGGCTGTGGACCGGGGTGGGGTGGGGGGTTTGGGCGGATGCTCCTGTGGAGTGCCCCGGGTGGCGGTGTGTTGTGGGGCTGGTCCTCTGGGGGCGCGCCGGGGCGGAGGGTGCGTGTGGGGGTGGCCGGGTTGTGAGGCTGGGGGATGCCGTGAATGTGGCTTTCACGGCACATTCCGCCGTGAAAGCCACATTCACGGCACCTGGCTGTCCCCGATGACACGAATGTGGCTTTGGGGGCCGAATTCGCCCCCAAAGCCACATTTGTAGCAGCGGCAACGGGCCCAGAGAGGGGGTTAGCGTTGCAGGATGGTTAGGGCGGCATCGTGTAGGAGGCCGTTGGTGGAGAGGGCGGAGCCGTTGTCGTAGCGCGTGGCGCCGGAGAGGTCGCTGAAGCGGCCGCCTGCCTCGGTTACCAGGACCTGCGCGGCGGCTACGTCCCACGGGTTCACGATGGCTTCGGCGGCGATGTCCAGTGCGCCTTCCGCGACCAGGCAGTGTTGCCAGAAATCACCGAAGGCGCGGCTTTCCCAGCAGGCGTCGGTGAGGGCGAGGTAGGCCTCGCGCGAGTGGTGTTCGGACCAGGAGCCGAGGTGTGTGGTGGAGAGGTACGCGTCTTCGAGCGCGGAGACGCTGGAGACCGTGATGCGGCGCTCGCCGCGTTCGTCGCGGACCCAGGCGCCTGCGCCGGTCGCGGCTTGCCAGCGGCGGCGCAGCAGGGGGGCGCTGACCAGGCCGACCACTGGCTCACCGTCCTCGACCAGCGCGATCAGCGTGGCCCAGACCGGGACACCGCGCAGGAAGTTCTTGGTGCCGTCGATGGGGTCGAGGACCCAGGTGCGGCCGGTCGCGCGTGTGTCGCCGCCGCGTTCTTCGCCGGCGACGGCGTCATCCGGGCGTTCGGTCGCCAGCAGTTCGCGGATGGCGTCTTCGACGGCGGTGTCGGCGTCGGTCACCGGGGTGCGGTCGGGTTTGCGGTCGACGCGGAGGTCGAGCGCGCCGAAGCGGGCCGTGGTGATGGCGTCGGCGGCCTCGGCCAGCCGGGTGGCGAGCGCCAGGTCCTCGGTGTAGCGCGACATGATCACCATCCTTTCATGGGCGGGGCCGTAGAGTTGCTCCGGTGAGCACGGTTCTCCTGGCTGAAGACGACCCCGCGATCGCGGATCCGCTGTCGCGCGCGCTGCAGCGCGAGGGGTACACGGTGAAGGTGGTCGGCGACGGCCCCTCCGTGCTCGACTGCACCGCCGCCGACCGGGTGGACCTGCTGGTCCTCGACCTCGGCCTGCCCGGCATGGACGGGCTGGAGGTGTGTCGCCGCCTGCGGGCCAGCGGCACCGAACTGCCGGTGCTGATGCTCACCGCGCGCACCGACGAGGTGGACTTCGTGGTCGGCCTCGACGCCGGTGCCGACGACTACGTGGCCAAACCCTTCCGCCTGGCCGAACTGCTCGCCCGCATCCGCGCGCTGCTGCGCCGCCGGGCGCCGGACGCGCTCGAAGCCGGTGGCGTGCGGATGGACCTGGGTGCGCGGATGGTCACTGTGGACGGTCGTGAAGTGCAGCTGGCGAACAAGGAGTTCGAGCTGCTGCGCGTGCTGATGAGCCGGGCCGGGCAGGTGGTCAGCCGCGAGGAGATCCTCGCCGAGGTGTGGAACGACCTGGAGTCCAAGACCTCGAAGACGCTCGACATGCACATGTCCTGGCTGCGCCGGAAGCTCGCGATCGCCGGGGACGACGGGCTGGGCCGGACCAAGCCGAACGACGCCGAACGCCGGATCGCCACCGTGCGCGGGGTCGGTTTCCGCTTCAACGCCGAATAACGTGCGCCGCCGCATCCTGCTCGCCATCCTGCTGGCCGTCGCGGTCACCGGGGCGGCGCTCGGCATCCCGCTCGGGGTGACCGCGTGGCTGCTGGTGGACAACCTGAACGGCGAGGACCTGGCCGCCCGCGCGCAGGTCATCGCGGCCACCATCGACGACGACATCGCCGCCGGCCGCCCACTCGAACTGGACAAGCTGCGTGCCGGGGTGCCGCCAGACGGCCGCCTCACCGTGCGGCAGCGCAACGAGCTGGACAAGGTCTACGGCGCCGATCCCGGCGGCGACCCGGTGACCGCGATCGTGCCGATCGCCCGCGAGGGCACGGTCACCCTGGAGATCCCGTCGGCGCCCCTGCGGGCCACGCAGACGCAGGTCACGCTGGCGGTGATGCTGCTGGTGGTGCTGTCGGTGGGCATCGGCACCGTCGTCGCCACGGTCACCGCGCGACGGCTCGCGCAGCCCCTGCGGCACGTCGCCGACCGCGCGGCCCGGCTCGGTGGCGGTGACTTCCGGCCCGATCAGAAGCGCTACGGCGTCGGCGAACTGGACATGGTCGCCGAAGCACTGGACTCGTCGGCGACCGCGCTCGCGCAGTTGGTGCAGCGGGAACGGCAGCTGGTCGGGGACGTGTCGCACCAGTTGCGCAGCCGGTTGACCGCGCTGCAGCTGCGACTCGAGTCGCTGACGTTGTACGGCGATTCCGAGGTGGTCGACGAGGCCCGTGCCGCGCAGGAGCAGGCCGACCGCCTGGCCGAGGCGCTCGACGAACTGCTCGAAGCGGCCCGCGCGGCCAGCGAGGTCGGCGCCGAGCCGATGGACCTGCCCGCCGAGCTGCCCGGCATCGCCGAGGAGTGGCAGCAGACGCTCAAGGCCGAGGGCCGCAACCTGCGGCTGCGCGTGGCCGAAGGCCTGATGGCCAGGGCGACGCCGAGCCGGTTGCGCGAGGTCATCGGCGTGCTGCTGGACAACGCGCTGCGGCACGGCTCGGGCACGGTCACCCTGGCCGCCCGCCGCGGTGACGCCGACGGCACGGTGGTCGTCGAGGTGCACGACACCGGGGCCGGGGTGCCCGACGAGCTCGCGCCGCACATCTTCGAACGCGGGTTCTCCGGCGGCGGGTCGACCGGTGTCGGTCTCGCGCTGGCCAGGGCCCTCGCCGAAGCCGACGGCGGCAGGCTGGAGCTGTCGGTCAAGCGGCCGGCCACGTTCAGCCTGTTCCTGCGCGTCCCGCGCCCGGCCGACGCGGTCACCGCGATGAAGTGGCCGGTGGAGCGCACCCCGCGTTAGCGGCTGGGGAACTCGTGCACGTCGGCGTCGGTTTCGTCACCTTCGCGGCGCCGGTGGCCCAGCTCGTCCGGGAACACCCACTTCTTGAAGCCCCAGAAGCGGAACACCATGGCCAGCAGCATGCCGATGATCGAGCCGCTGGTGAAGTCGGCGATCTCCTGCGCCCAGAACGGCACGTGCGGCACTTCGAGGTCGAGCACGTATCTGGAGGCGTACAGCGGGATCAGGTTGACCACGATGGCCACGCCGCTGATCAGGAAGAACAACGCCGCTTCGTGGTGCCGTTCGCGCCCGCCCCTGGTGCGGAACGACCACTCGCTGTTCAGCACGTAGGACACGATCGTCGCGACGATGATCGCGACGGCCTTCGCCGTGGTCGGCTTGGACTCCAGCACGGTCAGCTTGAGCAGGTACCAGACGCCGTTGTCGACCAGGAAGGTGGTGCCGCCGACGATCGCGAACTTCAGCAGCTCCCGGTGCTTGATCAGGATCGAGCGCAGCGGCCTCGGCACCCGATTGAGCACAGTTTCCACAACTGTCACAGTTCGCAGTGTACGTAGAGTGGCCTGTTCAGGCCGCCCGGTCCTGGGGAATTCCCGGTTCGCGCGGCAGCCGCGGCGTGCGCGGCCGGGCGTCGGCGAGCGGGAAGACCCACTTTTTCATGGCCCACCAGCGGAAGACGGAACCGAGCAGGGTGCCGATGATCATCCCGCTGAGGAAGTCGGCCACTTCCTGGGTGAGCAGCTGGACCTCCGGTACGCGCAGGGTGAACACGTACCGTGAGATCGCCAGCGGCAGCGCGTTGAGCCCGAGGCTGATCCCGCTGATCAGGAAGAACAACGCCGCCTCGTGCGGTCGCCGCCGCCCGCCGCGGGTGCTGAACGACCACTCCCGCGAGAGCACGTACGACACGATCGTCGCCACCAGCACCGCGATGCCCTGCGCCGTCACCGGGTGCGCGGTGAGCACGGTGAACTTCAGCGTGTAGTTCACCGCCAGGGTCAGGACGAAGCAAACGCCCCCGACCAGCGCGAACCGCAGGAGTTCACGATGACGCTCCAGTGCCTGGTGAATCTTCCCCATCACACGCGGCACGCTAGCGGAGCGCGCGAGACTAGATGAACGGCAGGTCCCAGCGGGGTCCTGGGGTGACCGCCGGAGGTGCGGGCGGGGGTGGCGGCGCCGGTTGCTCGGGTGGTTCCGGCGCACTCGGCCCACCGCTGGAGGGCGGGCTCGACGGCGGTTCCGACGGCTTCGAACTCGGCGGCGTCGTGGTGGTCGGCTTCGTGGGTTTCGTGGTGGACGGCGGCGTCGGCGTCACCGAGGACGACGGCGGGGTGCACTTGCGGCCCCAGCAGTCGAACTGGACCGTCTTCGACTCGGTGTCCTTGCCCAGTTTCGCGGTGACCGTCACCGTCACGTCCTGGTGCGGCTGCTTGTCCAGCAGCACCCACAGGTGCAGGCGCTCACCCGGGTTCATCGCCTTCTTGCTGGCGCAGTTCGTGGTGCCACCGGCGGTGGTGCAGGTCGCGCGGTAGGTGCCGAGCACCAGGCGCGCCGGGCTGCTCACGGTGATCGTGGCCGGTTTGATGGTGGGCCCGGCGTTGTGCAGGCTGATGTGCAGCACCGGCTGCCTCGCCCACGGGAAGCTCGAGGTCCACGCCTTGCCCACGGTCAGCTTCACGTCGTCCGGCGCGGCCTTGACCGGCACCTTCACCGCCACCGGCAGCGCGCTGCCCGAGGACACCGAGCCGGTGACCTGGCTTTCGTCGGCGGTGCCGTCGGCGACCAGCCGGAAGGTCAGCACCGCGCCCTGCCCCGGCAGCAGCCCGGTGGCCGTCGTGCAGGTCACCGTGCCGGCCCCGGGCGGGCAGTTCACCTGCACGGTCGGCACCCCGGGAAGTTGCCGGGCGGACGCACCCACCCCGCCACCACCACCGGGGATCGGCACCGAGCTGACGCCCGGCGGCAGGTTCAGCGTGACCAGCACCGGCTCGGACACCGTGCCACCGGAGTTGTTGACGGTGAACGGGATGTCCACCGGCCCGCCGCCGGGGGTGAGTTCGAGGCTGGACGGCGGCGGGGTGGTGATGATGTTCGGCGGCGCGGGCGGCTCTTCCGGCTCACTCGGCGGCGGTGACGGTTCCGGTTCGGGAGCGGGCTCCGGTTCCGGTTCCGGGGCGGGCGCAGGCGCGGGTTCCGGCTCCGGCGCGGGTTCGGGTGCCGGTTCAGGAGCGGGTTCGGCCGGGGCGGGCGGCACCACCACGGGCGGCGCCGGGGGATCGGGCTGGGGTTGCGGCTGCGGTGGTGCGACCGGCTGGATCACCGCGGGCGGCTGCTCCAGCGCGGCCGGGATCTGCGGCCCGCCACCGGAAGCCAGTGCGGCGGCGACCGCGGCCGCCACCGCGACCCCGGACACGGCGATCCCGATGAACTGCCGCGGCCCGGACGAAGCCAGGTTCGCCACCGCGCCACCGCTGCCACCCGAGGACGCGGCACCGGCACCCGCCGCCGCGGCACCGGCGGCGGCCGTGCCCGCGGTCGCCGCGGAGGCCTTCGTCGCACCGGCGGCCGCCAGGTAGGCGAACACCGCGCCACCCAGCACCAGCGGGGCGACCACGGAGCGCAGGGCACCGTTGACGTCGGCGAGTTCGGCGGCCAGCGCCCGGCAGCGGTCGCATTCGTCGAGGTGGGTCTCCACCTGCGCGCGTTCCCGCTTGGACAGGCCGTCGCGGGTCCACGCGCCGAGCCGGTCGGCGGCGGCGCGGCAGCGTTCCGCCGAGGTCTCGGCCAGGTGGACCTGCAGGTACGCCTGCCGCAGGCCCTCGCGGGCGCGGTAGGCCAGCGCGGAGACGCCGTTCGCGGTGAGCCCGAGCAGCGGCGCGACCTCGGCGGGGGTCTGCTGCTCGATCTCGGTGTGCCAGAGGACGGCCTGCCAGCGCTCGGGCAGCCGCGCGAAGGCCTTCGCGGCCATCGTGCGCTCCAGCCCGGACAACGCGGTGTCGGAGAACTGCACGGTGAGCGCTTCGGCGCCGACGGTGCTCATGTCCTCGTTGAGGTCGAGCCGCTTGTCCTTGCGCGTCTTGTCATACGCGGTGTGACGGAGCGCGGTCAGCAGATAGGCGCGGAAGGCGGTGTCCGGGCCCTTGCCCGCCCGGAGCGTGTCCAGCACCTTGGCGAAGGCTTCGGAGACCAGGTCGTCGGCTTCGGCAGGCGAGCGGGACAGCTGCCTGGCCAGGTTGTACGCCGCGTTGACGTGCCGTTCGTACAGTTGCCCGTAAGCGGAGATCGTGCCCGCGCGCACCGAAGCGATCAGCTCGGCATCGCTCTGGCCGCTGACGTCAGCGGGAACGGTGGCCACGGCTCTCCCCTTCACAACCGGTGACGCTGCCCGCGCCGCGACCAGTGTGACTGAGGTCCCTCCGAAGGTCACGCCATGGGTGGCCCGGTTGACCGGATTGGTCGAACCGCGTCACGAGCCGCCGCATCGGGCGTCCCCTCCCCGAAGGACCACTCGGACGAGAGGAAACCCGCGGTGACGGATGTGCTCGGCTGGCCGCCCAAGGCCACCGGCGGCGGCCTGGGTGCCGACAGCCGCTCGCTCCGGAACCGCTGGCGCACCGCCAGCCTGGCCGCGGGCTGGCGCTTCCCGAGCGACTGGGCGCTGCCCGAGGTCGACACGGTCTGCGCGGCGGTGGTCGGTGGCGCGGCGCCCGAGATGGCGCTCGCCGGGCTGGGCCGGGCCCGCGCGGCGGCCGGGGCCGGGCTCGCCGAGACGCTGACCGACCTCGCCGCCCTGCACGCCGTCCTCGCCGAGCCCGAATGCGCCGAGCGCCTGGTGGTGCCCAACATCGACGCCACGCCGTCCCGGCTGCTGCGCGTGACCGCGGTGGCCTGGGCCGACGTGGCGCTCGACCAGCTGGCCAAGGCCGAGGTCACCGATCCGCTGACCAGCCTGCCGACCGCGGCCTACCTCCGCACCCGGCTGACCGAGGTCTACCGCGAGGCCGCGCGCCAGGAGCAGCCCGCCGCACTGGACCACCTGCTGCTCGTGGTCACCATGGACTTCTCGCTGCTGGCCGGCTGGCCGCGGCTGACCGGCATGATCCTGGTCGCCGACGCGGTCCGGCAGGTGTTCGACGGCGGTGAGAGCGTGGCCGCGCTCGGCCCGTCGACGGTCGGGGTGCTGTTGCGCCGCGACGGCGGCATCGCCCAGCGCGGGGTCCTGCTGCGCCGCGAACTGCACGCCCGGCTGAGCGTGGACGCCCAGCTGCACCAGGCGGGCGATCCCCGGATCCGGATGCTCCGGCTGCCGCCGACCCACGAGGCGGCCTGCGAGCTGCTCGGCTCGCTGGGCCGGGCTTGAGGGACCGACCTGGCTGACCTGCGGGCCCGACCGCGTGATTTGCTGGGCGGGTGACCCAGCACGCGCCGCCCGCCACCGACGGCGAGTCCGCTCCACCGGCCCGCCACCCCCGGCTGGCCCTGCGGACTTCGCTCGCCAGGCTGTCCGTCCGGCCACGCTCGATCCTGCTGCTGGCCGCCGTCCCGCTGATCGCGATCGCCGCCGGGGTGCTCGGCTGGCTGCTGGACTGGCGGCTCGGCGTGGACAGCGCGGTCTACCGGGCCGGCGCGCTGACGCTGCTGCACGGCGACCCGCTCTACGACTCGAACACGCTGAGCACCGAACCGTGGTGGGCGCTGCTGCCGTTCACCTACCCGCCGACCGCGGCGCTGCTGTTCGTGCCGCTCGCGCTCATGCCCATCCAGGTCGCGTGGGGGGTGCTGACCGCGATCTCCATCCTGGCGATGGCGCTGTGCATCCGGATCGCCATCGGCTCGCTGCCGCGCCCGGCGCCCGAAGCACCGCGCTGGTGGGCCTCCCCGGCCCGCGCGACGCTGGTCTTCGCGGTGGTCCTGCTGGCGCTCGAACCGGTGTGGCGCACGGTGTTCCTCGGGCAGATCAACCTGATCCTGATGGCGTTGATCATGTTGGACGTGCTGGTCATTTCGGCTCGTGGTTCGCGCTGGGGCGGGGTACTGGTCGGGGTCGCGGCGGCGGTGAAGCTGACCCCTTTGATCT from the Amycolatopsis magusensis genome contains:
- a CDS encoding GtrA family protein encodes the protein MTVVETVLNRVPRPLRSILIKHRELLKFAIVGGTTFLVDNGVWYLLKLTVLESKPTTAKAVAIIVATIVSYVLNSEWSFRTRGGRERHHEAALFFLISGVAIVVNLIPLYASRYVLDLEVPHVPFWAQEIADFTSGSIIGMLLAMVFRFWGFKKWVFPDELGHRRREGDETDADVHEFPSR
- a CDS encoding GNAT family N-acetyltransferase, whose product is MFELAGVTLRSMTTWEIRREGELGRTEHAELATMLREAYPDFPTAFSGELTWYGSRPEARVIGKDGERVIAHAGVLRRFVRISEGGAPMEVLVGNVGLVAVHPEFQGRGIGRELGTRVTALLDELAVPFGLLMCGEHSVGYYEALGWSRLPEVHVRYLDFEQRDPYRVIDEQCATTMVLPVRVPLRAWPMVDRLDWAGSQV
- a CDS encoding sigma-70 family RNA polymerase sigma factor yields the protein MATVPADVSGQSDAELIASVRAGTISAYGQLYERHVNAAYNLARQLSRSPAEADDLVSEAFAKVLDTLRAGKGPDTAFRAYLLTALRHTAYDKTRKDKRLDLNEDMSTVGAEALTVQFSDTALSGLERTMAAKAFARLPERWQAVLWHTEIEQQTPAEVAPLLGLTANGVSALAYRAREGLRQAYLQVHLAETSAERCRAAADRLGAWTRDGLSKRERAQVETHLDECDRCRALAAELADVNGALRSVVAPLVLGGAVFAYLAAAGATKASAATAGTAAAGAAAAGAGAASSGGSGGAVANLASSGPRQFIGIAVSGVAVAAAVAAALASGGGPQIPAALEQPPAVIQPVAPPQPQPQPDPPAPPVVVPPAPAEPAPEPAPEPAPEPEPAPAPAPEPEPEPAPEPEPSPPPSEPEEPPAPPNIITTPPPSSLELTPGGGPVDIPFTVNNSGGTVSEPVLVTLNLPPGVSSVPIPGGGGGVGASARQLPGVPTVQVNCPPGAGTVTCTTATGLLPGQGAVLTFRLVADGTADESQVTGSVSSGSALPVAVKVPVKAAPDDVKLTVGKAWTSSFPWARQPVLHISLHNAGPTIKPATITVSSPARLVLGTYRATCTTAGGTTNCASKKAMNPGERLHLWVLLDKQPHQDVTVTVTAKLGKDTESKTVQFDCWGRKCTPPSSSVTPTPPSTTKPTKPTTTTPPSSKPSEPPSSPPSSGGPSAPEPPEQPAPPPPPAPPAVTPGPRWDLPFI
- a CDS encoding GtrA family protein, giving the protein MGKIHQALERHRELLRFALVGGVCFVLTLAVNYTLKFTVLTAHPVTAQGIAVLVATIVSYVLSREWSFSTRGGRRRPHEAALFFLISGISLGLNALPLAISRYVFTLRVPEVQLLTQEVADFLSGMIIGTLLGSVFRWWAMKKWVFPLADARPRTPRLPREPGIPQDRAA
- a CDS encoding TNT domain-containing protein is translated as MGIELPSELAAVAAEVGLAWPQADEDALLEQAGAWREAERQLSALASEADVVASEALTALSGDAGELARRAWTGFADADTGQLVAAARGAGQAALRLEHAAAEIGAAKVEMVRQLVDAAKNRDAALAAADAGHPAAALGVETVLTGVAANLGAVSDRLTTAIGPGGEALAVAPVELVDPNPGAHLPTPVSLPVLSGVALGDTVDGVADVSGMGTGPIALPPGEYQGLLPQGGFDDVPTPPSGLAASLKTGPIGPLPLSGTTAAGFADAAPQMAPQQQLAPPPPVPQQPYYPPPGAYPQQPYGGGYQQWGGQQPVRQQYHQPPQLGTPRKERESVVALFLVHMFPIGHLPVASDRPACQLPVPARGYPPHDHPESHLITSEDALSKVRGGLRRNATPPGEPPALDPVVAEIEDWQPGEPVVVAEGTLLDRFGPVEGRIFAADGLPYGRRSLPMAYFATGYRRYRVRRALPMWTSGDRYRALYSADELVTLGYLTDITFERQDA
- a CDS encoding ATP-binding protein, producing MRRRILLAILLAVAVTGAALGIPLGVTAWLLVDNLNGEDLAARAQVIAATIDDDIAAGRPLELDKLRAGVPPDGRLTVRQRNELDKVYGADPGGDPVTAIVPIAREGTVTLEIPSAPLRATQTQVTLAVMLLVVLSVGIGTVVATVTARRLAQPLRHVADRAARLGGGDFRPDQKRYGVGELDMVAEALDSSATALAQLVQRERQLVGDVSHQLRSRLTALQLRLESLTLYGDSEVVDEARAAQEQADRLAEALDELLEAARAASEVGAEPMDLPAELPGIAEEWQQTLKAEGRNLRLRVAEGLMARATPSRLREVIGVLLDNALRHGSGTVTLAARRGDADGTVVVEVHDTGAGVPDELAPHIFERGFSGGGSTGVGLALARALAEADGGRLELSVKRPATFSLFLRVPRPADAVTAMKWPVERTPR
- the hisN gene encoding histidinol-phosphatase gives rise to the protein MSRYTEDLALATRLAEAADAITTARFGALDLRVDRKPDRTPVTDADTAVEDAIRELLATERPDDAVAGEERGGDTRATGRTWVLDPIDGTKNFLRGVPVWATLIALVEDGEPVVGLVSAPLLRRRWQAATGAGAWVRDERGERRITVSSVSALEDAYLSTTHLGSWSEHHSREAYLALTDACWESRAFGDFWQHCLVAEGALDIAAEAIVNPWDVAAAQVLVTEAGGRFSDLSGATRYDNGSALSTNGLLHDAALTILQR
- a CDS encoding response regulator transcription factor, with the translated sequence MSTVLLAEDDPAIADPLSRALQREGYTVKVVGDGPSVLDCTAADRVDLLVLDLGLPGMDGLEVCRRLRASGTELPVLMLTARTDEVDFVVGLDAGADDYVAKPFRLAELLARIRALLRRRAPDALEAGGVRMDLGARMVTVDGREVQLANKEFELLRVLMSRAGQVVSREEILAEVWNDLESKTSKTLDMHMSWLRRKLAIAGDDGLGRTKPNDAERRIATVRGVGFRFNAE
- a CDS encoding GGDEF domain-containing protein, giving the protein MTDVLGWPPKATGGGLGADSRSLRNRWRTASLAAGWRFPSDWALPEVDTVCAAVVGGAAPEMALAGLGRARAAAGAGLAETLTDLAALHAVLAEPECAERLVVPNIDATPSRLLRVTAVAWADVALDQLAKAEVTDPLTSLPTAAYLRTRLTEVYREAARQEQPAALDHLLLVVTMDFSLLAGWPRLTGMILVADAVRQVFDGGESVAALGPSTVGVLLRRDGGIAQRGVLLRRELHARLSVDAQLHQAGDPRIRMLRLPPTHEAACELLGSLGRA